The following are encoded together in the Arcticibacterium luteifluviistationis genome:
- a CDS encoding BrxA/BrxB family bacilliredoxin yields MYPPHLVAPMKAQLTDAGFTELLTAADVDNFMENQKGTAVIVINSVCGCAAGTCRPGVLASLANATIKPDQLVTVFAGVDTEATQRMREHIPMPPSSPSIALYKNGELAHFVERHHIEGRSAEMIAQHLGMVYDELCATEA; encoded by the coding sequence TAGTTGCACCTATGAAAGCTCAGTTAACCGATGCCGGTTTTACAGAACTTCTTACGGCTGCTGACGTAGATAATTTCATGGAAAACCAAAAAGGTACGGCCGTAATAGTAATAAACTCTGTTTGTGGTTGTGCTGCTGGAACTTGTCGTCCGGGTGTATTGGCTTCTTTAGCAAATGCTACCATCAAACCAGACCAATTGGTTACTGTTTTTGCGGGTGTTGACACTGAAGCTACACAGCGTATGCGTGAGCATATTCCAATGCCTCCATCGTCTCCATCAATAGCTTTATATAAAAACGGAGAGTTGGCTCATTTTGTAGAAAGACATCACATTGAAGGTCGTTCGGCAGAGATGATTGCTCAGCACTTAGGAATGGTTTATGATGAACTTTGTGCTACGGAAGCATAA